A single genomic interval of Microbacterium hydrocarbonoxydans harbors:
- a CDS encoding ABC transporter ATP-binding protein translates to MSDTRSIIEAPGALPQTAVVHDRPLLPSFDEASLARPATAAVTDLVIAAADGTELVHGVSASVRPGEALGIVGESGSGKTLTCRALLGILPAGLEVTGGTVEVDGVDLTDADERAWRRVRGTHIGAVFQDPASYLNPAIPVGAQLEETLRVTAGLPRRQARQRARELLDDLGIRRVDLVLRQRVAQLSGGMLQRVLIAMALAADPAVLIADEATTALDVTVQAELLELLSRLRRERDLALILVSHDLAVVAQVCERVQVFRDGRVVEAGATTRVLRAPAHAYTRELLSAHAAYGLERFLA, encoded by the coding sequence ATGTCTGACACCCGGTCGATCATCGAGGCGCCAGGCGCCCTGCCGCAGACGGCGGTCGTGCACGACAGGCCGCTGCTGCCCTCCTTCGACGAGGCCTCCCTCGCGCGCCCGGCCACGGCCGCGGTCACCGATCTCGTGATCGCCGCCGCCGACGGCACCGAGCTCGTGCACGGCGTCTCGGCGTCGGTCCGCCCAGGAGAGGCGCTGGGCATCGTCGGCGAGTCGGGAAGCGGCAAGACCCTCACCTGCCGCGCGCTGCTGGGGATCCTCCCCGCGGGCCTCGAGGTCACCGGCGGAACCGTCGAGGTCGACGGGGTCGACCTCACGGATGCGGATGAGCGCGCCTGGCGGCGAGTGCGCGGCACGCACATCGGCGCGGTCTTCCAGGACCCGGCCTCGTACCTCAATCCCGCCATCCCGGTCGGGGCGCAGCTGGAGGAGACCCTGCGGGTGACCGCCGGGCTTCCGCGTCGTCAGGCCAGGCAGCGAGCGCGTGAGCTGCTCGACGACCTCGGCATCCGCCGGGTCGACCTGGTGCTGCGGCAGCGGGTCGCGCAGCTGTCAGGGGGGATGCTCCAGCGCGTCCTCATCGCGATGGCGCTCGCGGCCGACCCCGCCGTGCTGATCGCGGACGAGGCGACGACGGCGCTCGACGTCACGGTGCAGGCGGAGCTGCTCGAACTGCTCAGCAGACTGCGCAGGGAACGAGATCTCGCGCTCATCCTGGTCTCGCACGACCTGGCCGTCGTCGCCCAGGTGTGCGAGCGCGTGCAGGTCTTCCGCGACGGGCGCGTGGTGGAGGCGGGGGCGACGACCCGCGTCCTGCGCGCTCCCGCCCATGCGTACACGCGGGAGCTGCTCAGCGCGCACGCCGCCTATGGACTCGAGAGGTTCCTCGCATGA
- a CDS encoding alpha/beta hydrolase produces the protein MTTTSSPALWAPPARIRGTLAVVTGRGERAGVYERFGRRLSADGYLVAVFEEDVEAASAWLAQSTDGPRVLVGSDAGASAVLHVVVQGAAVDAAVIAGTLVDAELDLPADEQRTACPLHLGVLAGEASAAPLSAAEPLPAPADLAAIEVPVLAIHGGADSVSPLAQVITALRTVPDLEIVETVDGLHDALNDQSHRSVAASLVLWLERLRSGDARAPIVRARESVAVVGA, from the coding sequence ATGACCACGACCTCCTCCCCCGCGCTCTGGGCGCCGCCCGCCCGCATCCGCGGCACGCTCGCCGTCGTCACCGGGCGCGGCGAGCGTGCAGGCGTGTACGAGCGGTTCGGCCGCCGCCTGAGCGCCGACGGCTACCTCGTCGCCGTCTTCGAGGAGGATGTCGAGGCGGCGAGCGCGTGGCTCGCGCAGTCGACGGACGGCCCCCGGGTCCTGGTCGGCTCGGATGCCGGCGCATCCGCCGTGCTCCATGTGGTGGTGCAGGGCGCCGCGGTCGATGCGGCCGTGATCGCGGGCACGCTGGTGGATGCCGAGCTCGATCTGCCGGCCGATGAGCAGCGCACGGCATGCCCGCTGCACCTCGGGGTCCTCGCCGGCGAGGCCTCGGCCGCGCCGCTCTCCGCAGCGGAGCCGCTCCCGGCGCCGGCCGACCTCGCGGCGATCGAGGTGCCGGTGCTGGCGATCCACGGCGGCGCCGACAGCGTGTCGCCGCTGGCGCAGGTGATCACGGCGCTGCGCACCGTCCCCGACCTCGAGATCGTCGAGACGGTCGACGGACTCCACGACGCCCTGAACGACCAGTCCCACCGCAGTGTCGCCGCCTCCCTGGTGCTGTGGCTCGAGCGGCTGCGCAGCGGCGACGCCCGCGCGCCGATCGTCCGCGCCCGTGAGAGCGTCGCGGTGGTGGGCGCATGA
- a CDS encoding ABC transporter permease: protein MSTVTAETLAAPERRDETVARSAWPALRVIGATVVTAVTVFLLATFATFALGAASGSNPAAVALGEVATQADVDRLNHQFGLDRPFVVRYIDWISGAVTGDLGTSWFTTIPVADSIAQAFPVSLSIAAGATLFALVFGFAGGVLAAVTRGGTVDRVVTAVSTIAATVPAFVAAIGLILLFSYAIPLFPVAGYTPPEQNLGAWLVCLVLPSVALSLDAGADIARQLRTSLVGTLGENFITGARVHGLGPARIVFRHALPIASGPALSALGVHAPRLVGGAVITEVIFGMPGLGQLANRAALQGDVPVVQGVLLVTIAMIVIVGAVLNIVISRTGGTERSAA, encoded by the coding sequence ATGTCGACAGTGACCGCCGAGACGCTCGCCGCACCGGAGCGTCGTGACGAGACCGTCGCTCGCAGTGCGTGGCCCGCGCTGCGAGTGATCGGCGCGACTGTCGTCACGGCGGTCACCGTCTTCCTCCTCGCCACGTTCGCGACCTTCGCACTCGGGGCGGCGAGCGGCTCGAACCCCGCAGCCGTCGCCCTCGGCGAGGTCGCCACGCAGGCCGACGTCGACCGGCTGAACCACCAGTTCGGACTCGACCGCCCGTTCGTCGTGCGCTACATCGATTGGATCTCCGGCGCTGTCACGGGCGACCTCGGCACGTCGTGGTTCACCACGATCCCGGTCGCCGACAGCATCGCCCAGGCCTTCCCGGTGAGCCTGTCGATCGCGGCAGGGGCGACGCTGTTCGCCCTGGTCTTCGGTTTCGCGGGCGGCGTGCTCGCGGCGGTGACCCGCGGCGGCACGGTCGATCGGGTCGTGACCGCCGTCAGCACGATCGCCGCCACCGTCCCCGCCTTCGTCGCGGCGATCGGCCTGATCCTGCTCTTCTCCTATGCGATCCCGCTCTTCCCGGTCGCCGGCTACACGCCGCCGGAGCAGAATCTCGGTGCATGGCTGGTGTGCCTCGTGCTGCCCTCGGTCGCGCTCAGCCTGGATGCCGGTGCCGACATCGCGAGGCAGCTGCGGACGTCGCTCGTCGGCACCCTGGGGGAGAACTTCATCACCGGAGCGAGGGTGCACGGGCTCGGCCCCGCGCGTATCGTGTTCCGGCATGCGCTGCCCATCGCGTCGGGTCCCGCGCTCTCGGCCCTCGGCGTGCATGCCCCACGTCTGGTCGGCGGAGCGGTGATCACCGAGGTGATCTTCGGGATGCCTGGGCTCGGACAGCTCGCCAACCGCGCCGCGCTGCAGGGCGACGTGCCCGTGGTGCAGGGCGTACTGCTCGTGACCATCGCGATGATCGTGATCGTCGGAGCCGTCCTCAACATCGTGATCTCCCGCACCGGCGGGACGGAGAGGAGCGCCGCATGA
- a CDS encoding NYN domain-containing protein gives MAEAHDTRVAVYLDFDNIVISWYDRVHGRNAYGKDRQRITENPSDPEVTERLSRAMIEVGAIIDYAASFGTLVLTRAYADWSSPVNAEYRSQLVARAVDLVQLFPAAAYAKNGADIRLAVDAVEDMFRLPDLTHVVIVAGDSDYVPLAQRCKRLGRYVIGVGVAGSTAKSLAAACDEFEAYDSLPGVVRPTKSAPAPVVEVPEVVAEPAVKTRTRQPAKAKTKAAASAKADEQGVGTEQGEATELLQRALRLGHDKADADEWLHSSAVKTHMRRMDPSFSEKALGYRSFSDFLKSRDNIAELEETGHERLVKLRDSAA, from the coding sequence ATGGCTGAGGCACACGACACGCGCGTCGCGGTGTACCTGGACTTCGACAACATCGTCATCTCCTGGTACGACCGTGTCCACGGACGCAACGCCTACGGCAAGGACCGCCAGCGCATCACCGAGAACCCCTCCGATCCCGAGGTCACCGAGCGCCTGTCGCGCGCGATGATCGAGGTCGGCGCGATCATCGACTACGCCGCCTCGTTCGGCACCCTGGTGCTGACCCGCGCCTACGCGGACTGGTCCTCGCCCGTAAACGCCGAGTACCGCTCGCAGCTGGTGGCCAGGGCGGTCGACCTCGTGCAACTCTTCCCGGCCGCGGCGTACGCCAAGAACGGCGCCGACATCCGACTCGCCGTGGATGCCGTCGAAGACATGTTCCGCCTTCCCGACCTCACCCACGTGGTGATCGTGGCGGGAGACAGCGACTACGTGCCGCTGGCTCAGCGGTGCAAGCGGCTCGGCCGCTACGTGATCGGCGTCGGGGTTGCCGGCTCCACGGCGAAGTCGCTCGCCGCCGCGTGCGACGAGTTCGAGGCCTACGACTCGCTGCCCGGTGTCGTGCGCCCCACCAAGAGCGCTCCGGCCCCCGTGGTGGAGGTGCCGGAGGTCGTCGCCGAACCCGCCGTCAAGACCAGGACCCGCCAGCCGGCGAAAGCCAAGACCAAGGCCGCCGCATCCGCGAAGGCGGACGAGCAGGGCGTCGGCACCGAGCAGGGTGAGGCGACGGAGCTGCTGCAGCGCGCACTCCGCCTGGGCCACGACAAGGCGGATGCCGACGAGTGGCTGCACAGCTCGGCGGTGAAGACGCACATGCGCCGCATGGACCCGTCGTTCAGCGAGAAGGCCCTCGGCTACCGGTCGTTCTCGGACTTCCTGAAGTCGCGCGACAACATCGCCGAGCTCGAGGAGACGGGGCACGAGCGGCTCGTGAAGCTGCGCGACTCCGCGGCCTGA
- a CDS encoding Gfo/Idh/MocA family protein → MTGLRWGILATGGIAGAFASDLRTAGLDLVAVGSRSQESADAFAARFDIAHAHPSYEALVADPDVDIIYVSTPHPLHHENARLALEAGKHVLVEKAFTLNEGQAEDLRRLAAEKGLLAMEAMWTRYLPHMVRIREIIAAGTLGEIRAVSADHTQLLPADPTHRLNALELGGGALLDLGIYPISFVWDILGAPTAIQATARLIETGADAEVATLMTHEGGAISTTLSSSRAAGPNAASIIGTDARIDIDRVWYAPTSFRVVLPDDTVAEEYSSDVAGRGMEYQAQAAERLVRDGILEGDILPIAESVAIMGTLDEIRAQIGVRYPGEGATNG, encoded by the coding sequence ATGACTGGTCTACGTTGGGGAATCCTCGCGACCGGCGGCATCGCCGGCGCGTTCGCATCCGATCTGCGCACCGCCGGGCTCGATCTCGTCGCGGTCGGCTCACGCTCGCAGGAGTCGGCCGACGCATTCGCCGCCCGCTTCGACATCGCCCACGCGCATCCGTCGTACGAGGCGCTCGTCGCCGATCCCGATGTCGACATCATCTACGTCTCGACGCCCCACCCGCTGCACCACGAGAACGCCCGCCTCGCGCTCGAGGCCGGCAAGCACGTCCTCGTCGAGAAGGCCTTCACCCTCAACGAGGGCCAGGCGGAGGACCTCCGTCGGCTCGCCGCGGAGAAGGGCCTGCTGGCGATGGAGGCCATGTGGACGCGGTACCTGCCGCACATGGTGCGCATCCGCGAGATCATCGCCGCCGGAACGCTGGGCGAGATCCGCGCGGTCAGCGCCGACCACACGCAGCTGCTCCCCGCCGACCCGACGCACCGCCTGAACGCCCTCGAGCTCGGCGGCGGCGCGCTGCTGGATCTGGGCATCTACCCGATCTCGTTCGTGTGGGACATCCTCGGCGCACCGACCGCCATCCAGGCGACCGCCCGCCTGATCGAGACCGGAGCGGATGCCGAGGTCGCCACCCTCATGACCCACGAGGGCGGCGCGATCTCGACCACCCTGTCGTCCTCGCGCGCCGCCGGCCCGAACGCGGCCAGCATCATCGGCACCGACGCCCGCATCGACATCGACCGCGTCTGGTACGCCCCCACCTCGTTCCGCGTCGTACTGCCAGACGACACCGTGGCCGAGGAGTACTCCTCCGATGTCGCTGGCCGCGGCATGGAGTACCAGGCGCAGGCTGCCGAGAGGCTCGTGCGCGACGGCATCCTCGAGGGCGACATCCTGCCCATCGCCGAGAGCGTGGCGATCATGGGCACCCTCGACGAGATCCGCGCCCAGATCGGCGTGCGGTACCCCGGTGAAGGAGCAACCAATGGCTGA
- a CDS encoding O-acetylhomoserine aminocarboxypropyltransferase/cysteine synthase family protein yields the protein MTGFATRQIQAGYVPGTPQNSAVPPIYQTAAYEFASLAEAADLFALRTTGNLYSRNASPTQQVLEERVAALEGGVAAVAVASGQAAVAVTLLALVGRRGHIVAATQLYGGTVDLLQETFDDFGIPVTFVDQDDPEAWRAAIRPETRVLFAESIANPIAQVLDIRAVADIAHDAGIPLVIDNTVGTPYLVRPGEHGADFVVHSATKFLSGHGTSLGGVVVDQGTFDFGKDPGRWPQFTEPYTRVGDFALWDRFGSGQAFAALVKSKYVHDLGPSLSPFNAWQILQGIETLDLRVSRQTATALALARHLQQHPAVSAVHHPGLEGNRWHPLAQRYLPRGGPSVFSFDLAVPDDSETQARVARVIDGLQVIRLVANIGDARSLVNHPASMTHSHLTADQRRAAGIAFTTIRLSAGLEDPSDLIADLDRALALA from the coding sequence ATGACCGGGTTCGCGACCAGGCAGATCCAGGCGGGGTATGTGCCGGGAACGCCGCAGAACAGCGCCGTCCCGCCGATCTACCAGACCGCCGCCTACGAGTTCGCCTCTCTCGCCGAGGCCGCCGACCTCTTCGCCCTGCGCACGACCGGCAACCTCTACAGCCGCAACGCCAGCCCCACCCAGCAGGTCCTCGAGGAGCGGGTCGCCGCGCTCGAGGGCGGGGTCGCCGCCGTCGCCGTCGCCTCGGGGCAGGCGGCGGTCGCGGTGACCCTGCTCGCACTCGTCGGGCGCCGCGGGCACATCGTCGCGGCCACCCAGCTCTACGGCGGAACCGTCGACCTGCTGCAGGAGACCTTCGACGACTTCGGCATCCCGGTGACGTTCGTCGATCAGGACGACCCTGAGGCCTGGCGCGCGGCGATCCGCCCCGAGACGCGGGTGCTGTTCGCGGAGTCCATCGCGAACCCGATCGCGCAGGTGCTCGACATCCGCGCCGTCGCTGACATCGCACACGACGCGGGGATCCCGCTCGTGATCGACAACACGGTCGGGACCCCGTACCTGGTGCGCCCGGGCGAGCATGGGGCGGACTTCGTGGTGCACTCGGCGACCAAGTTCCTCAGCGGCCACGGCACCTCACTCGGTGGGGTGGTCGTCGACCAGGGCACATTCGACTTCGGCAAGGACCCGGGCCGCTGGCCGCAGTTCACCGAGCCCTACACGCGCGTCGGCGACTTCGCGCTCTGGGACCGCTTCGGATCCGGCCAGGCGTTCGCGGCCCTCGTGAAGTCGAAGTACGTGCACGACCTCGGACCCTCGCTGTCGCCGTTCAACGCCTGGCAGATCCTGCAGGGCATCGAGACGCTCGACCTGCGGGTGTCGCGCCAGACCGCGACCGCGCTCGCTCTCGCCCGGCACCTGCAGCAGCATCCGGCCGTCAGCGCCGTGCACCACCCCGGCCTCGAGGGCAACCGCTGGCATCCGCTCGCCCAGCGCTACCTGCCGCGAGGCGGACCCTCGGTCTTCTCGTTCGATCTCGCCGTGCCCGACGACTCCGAGACGCAGGCGAGGGTGGCCAGGGTGATCGACGGGCTGCAGGTCATCAGACTCGTCGCGAACATCGGCGACGCCCGCAGCCTCGTCAACCATCCCGCGTCCATGACGCATTCGCACCTCACGGCCGATCAGCGCCGAGCCGCCGGGATCGCGTTCACGACGATCCGTCTGTCGGCCGGGCTCGAGGACCCGAGCGATCTGATCGCAGACCTCGACCGCGCACTCGCCCTCGCCTGA
- a CDS encoding ABC transporter substrate-binding protein, with protein MTSRSRLPLLAAATAATLALAGCAGASAAPSDSSDETSLTWGWALPTSWDPVTSTAGWDTHALALVYDGLTQLDTEGEVVPGLAESWEYNEDGTAITFHLREGAEFTDGTPVTADAVKQSIERGRDQENSTLAGQLRIVVGIDVDDEQTVTVHLDQADYQVPYLFAGKTGFIVNPAAFDDVTTLATQPEGSGPFALTEYVPNAHADLEKNEDYWNADHIFIDDFSIVPVTDPATVVAGVSSGQWDVAQVPPAQVEGAEAANLEVETIRALTVRALDVNSTVAPFDDQRVLQAISHATDRQALVDAAYFGQGTPNWQPFPEGYVAHSPELDELYPHDVEAAKELLAEAGHPDGLEITLSLTEDDTALAEVLQAQWAEAGIDVTLNVLPSAAVAQNYVQRTLPFVLDSYSGRQSPLQGLEVLYGTEGLMNLGRQTPPELTAAIDAARATPTDADDYAEKVQDAVEIGVELQPNTFLFSWPRILVHPEKVTGIQHWLDVQRWEDVKVEG; from the coding sequence ATGACCTCCCGATCCCGTCTGCCCCTTCTCGCTGCCGCCACCGCCGCGACCCTCGCGCTGGCCGGCTGCGCCGGCGCATCCGCTGCTCCCTCCGACTCGTCCGATGAGACCTCGCTGACCTGGGGCTGGGCGCTGCCCACCAGCTGGGACCCGGTGACCTCGACCGCCGGGTGGGACACGCACGCCCTCGCGCTGGTCTACGACGGCCTCACCCAGCTCGACACCGAGGGAGAGGTCGTGCCCGGCCTCGCCGAGAGCTGGGAGTACAACGAGGACGGCACCGCGATCACGTTCCACCTGCGCGAGGGTGCGGAGTTCACGGACGGCACGCCGGTCACCGCCGACGCGGTGAAGCAGAGCATCGAGCGCGGGCGCGACCAGGAGAACTCGACCCTCGCCGGTCAGCTGCGCATCGTCGTCGGCATCGACGTCGACGACGAGCAGACCGTCACCGTCCATCTCGATCAGGCCGACTACCAGGTGCCGTACCTGTTCGCGGGCAAGACCGGCTTCATCGTGAACCCGGCGGCCTTCGACGACGTCACCACCCTCGCCACCCAGCCGGAGGGTTCCGGCCCGTTCGCGCTCACCGAGTACGTGCCCAACGCCCACGCCGACCTCGAGAAGAACGAGGACTACTGGAACGCCGACCACATCTTCATCGACGACTTCTCGATCGTCCCCGTCACCGACCCTGCGACCGTCGTCGCCGGGGTGAGCTCGGGGCAGTGGGACGTCGCACAGGTCCCGCCGGCCCAGGTCGAAGGTGCAGAGGCCGCGAACCTCGAGGTCGAGACGATCAGGGCCCTCACCGTGCGGGCGCTCGACGTGAACAGCACCGTCGCACCCTTCGACGACCAGCGCGTGCTGCAGGCGATCAGTCATGCCACCGACCGGCAGGCGCTCGTCGACGCCGCCTACTTCGGGCAGGGCACGCCCAACTGGCAGCCGTTCCCCGAGGGGTACGTCGCGCACAGCCCCGAGCTCGATGAGCTGTACCCCCACGACGTGGAGGCCGCCAAGGAGCTCCTCGCGGAAGCCGGTCACCCGGATGGGCTGGAGATCACCCTCTCGCTCACCGAGGACGACACGGCGCTCGCCGAGGTGCTGCAGGCGCAGTGGGCCGAGGCGGGCATCGACGTCACACTGAACGTGCTGCCATCGGCGGCGGTCGCGCAGAACTACGTGCAGCGCACGCTGCCGTTCGTGCTCGACAGCTACTCGGGGCGGCAGTCGCCTCTGCAGGGGCTCGAGGTGCTCTACGGCACCGAAGGGCTGATGAACCTCGGTCGACAGACGCCGCCCGAGCTCACCGCGGCGATCGACGCCGCACGAGCCACGCCGACCGATGCAGACGACTACGCCGAGAAGGTCCAGGATGCGGTCGAGATCGGGGTGGAGCTGCAGCCGAACACGTTCCTGTTCAGCTGGCCGCGCATCCTCGTGCACCCGGAGAAGGTGACCGGCATCCAGCACTGGCTCGACGTGCAGCGCTGGGAAGACGTCAAGGTCGAGGGCTGA
- a CDS encoding LLM class flavin-dependent oxidoreductase → MAIDLGYWTPVYGGFLRNVTDEGRMAATWEYIREVSVKADRLGFHTTLVPELYLNDRKGIDAPSLEAWSLSAAILAVTERLRVMTAVRPGFHLPAVLAKTVSTLDQVAPGRIALNVVAAWWAEEARQFGGRFTTHDERYVQAEEFVSVLNGLWEHTPFSFEGSHYALDGTIVEPKPSSHPVIFAGGESEAGRESIAGFADAYVMHGGTLDEVRANVTDMNARSERLHGRPVAEFGMPAYVIVRDTEAEARRELDRITTVDPDSPGYASFEEFQRNSKLSLELTRREYSVGTRGLRPDLVGTAEQVAERIHDYADAGITLLLIQASPLDEELDRIAEQLFPLVPQRTLATLT, encoded by the coding sequence ATGGCAATCGACCTCGGCTACTGGACCCCGGTCTACGGCGGATTCCTCCGCAACGTCACCGATGAGGGCCGTATGGCCGCCACCTGGGAGTACATCCGCGAGGTGTCGGTGAAGGCCGACCGGCTCGGATTCCACACCACGCTGGTGCCGGAGCTCTACCTCAACGACCGCAAGGGCATCGACGCGCCGAGCCTCGAAGCCTGGTCGCTGTCGGCGGCCATCCTCGCCGTCACCGAGCGGCTGCGGGTGATGACGGCGGTGCGCCCTGGATTCCATCTGCCCGCGGTGCTCGCGAAGACCGTCTCGACGCTCGACCAGGTCGCTCCGGGGCGCATCGCCCTCAACGTCGTCGCCGCCTGGTGGGCCGAGGAGGCCCGACAGTTCGGCGGCCGGTTCACGACCCATGACGAGCGCTACGTGCAGGCCGAGGAGTTCGTCTCGGTGCTCAACGGGCTGTGGGAGCACACGCCGTTCTCGTTCGAAGGATCGCATTACGCCCTCGATGGAACGATCGTCGAGCCGAAGCCGTCGAGCCATCCGGTGATCTTCGCCGGCGGTGAGAGCGAGGCCGGGCGCGAGTCGATTGCCGGCTTCGCCGATGCCTACGTCATGCACGGCGGCACGCTCGACGAGGTCAGGGCGAACGTGACCGACATGAACGCCCGCTCCGAGCGGCTGCACGGACGGCCCGTGGCGGAGTTCGGCATGCCGGCCTACGTGATCGTCCGCGACACCGAGGCGGAGGCCAGACGCGAACTCGACCGGATCACGACGGTCGACCCCGACTCGCCCGGCTACGCCTCGTTCGAGGAGTTCCAGCGCAACTCGAAGCTGTCGCTCGAACTCACCAGGCGCGAGTACTCGGTCGGCACCCGCGGCCTCCGTCCGGATCTGGTGGGCACGGCGGAGCAGGTCGCCGAGCGCATCCACGACTATGCGGATGCCGGCATCACCCTCCTCCTCATCCAGGCCTCGCCCCTCGACGAGGAACTCGACCGCATCGCCGAGCAGCTGTTTCCGCTCGTGCCGCAGCGGACGCTCGCGACGCTGACCTGA
- a CDS encoding Dabb family protein has protein sequence MSIQHTVVFRLVHDTGSAEEREFLATGRAVLSSIPGVEDFTIRRQVSPKSDLEHQFSMVFRDREAYRACDAHPAHTAFVAERWVPEVVAFQEFDFQEYDFED, from the coding sequence ATGAGCATCCAGCACACCGTCGTCTTCCGCCTCGTCCACGACACCGGCTCCGCCGAGGAGCGCGAGTTCCTCGCCACGGGTCGAGCGGTGCTCTCGTCGATCCCCGGCGTGGAGGACTTCACGATCCGTCGCCAGGTCAGTCCGAAGAGTGACCTGGAGCACCAGTTCTCGATGGTGTTCCGCGACCGCGAGGCGTACCGCGCGTGCGACGCGCACCCCGCTCACACCGCGTTCGTCGCGGAACGCTGGGTCCCCGAAGTCGTGGCCTTCCAGGAGTTCGACTTCCAGGAGTACGACTTCGAGGACTGA
- a CDS encoding ABC transporter permease — MSVIAPSAAVRLWRAGWSVRLALLVLLGVALLAVAGPALAPQDPLAQNASAALQEPSLAHLLGTDYLGRDVLSRLFAGAPASLVSAVAAALIGLVLGAVPGALSAFVPRFAEWFSLRIVDALLALPFILFAIVFAALLGNGLIQATLAIGILVAPGFFRIARAATLRVRDSQYIDAAGYLGASAWWILRRHVRRQVAPNLVVASVSALGGALLAVASLTFLGIGVQPPAPTWGGMLSSDLGYLGQRPWGPLAPALAIIVTVGALNVVADAARDVLGAAVVVPAKRKAVAHV, encoded by the coding sequence ATGAGCGTCATCGCACCCTCGGCCGCCGTGCGACTGTGGCGCGCGGGCTGGAGCGTCCGGCTCGCGCTGCTCGTCCTGCTCGGAGTGGCGCTGCTCGCCGTCGCCGGCCCCGCGCTCGCTCCGCAGGACCCGCTCGCGCAGAACGCGTCGGCCGCCCTGCAGGAGCCGAGCCTCGCCCACCTCCTCGGCACCGACTACCTCGGCAGGGACGTGCTCTCGAGGCTGTTCGCGGGGGCGCCGGCCTCGCTCGTCAGCGCCGTCGCCGCCGCGCTGATCGGACTGGTGCTCGGTGCGGTCCCCGGAGCCCTCAGCGCCTTCGTGCCGCGGTTCGCCGAGTGGTTCTCGCTGCGCATCGTCGATGCGCTCCTCGCGCTGCCCTTCATCCTGTTCGCGATCGTGTTCGCCGCACTGCTGGGCAACGGGCTCATCCAGGCGACGCTCGCGATCGGCATCCTGGTGGCGCCGGGGTTCTTCCGCATCGCCCGCGCCGCCACCCTGAGGGTGCGCGACTCGCAGTACATCGACGCGGCCGGCTACCTCGGGGCATCCGCGTGGTGGATCCTGCGGCGGCACGTGCGGCGCCAGGTCGCGCCCAACCTCGTGGTGGCCTCCGTCTCGGCCCTCGGCGGCGCGCTCCTCGCGGTCGCCTCGCTCACGTTCCTCGGCATCGGAGTGCAGCCTCCGGCGCCGACCTGGGGAGGGATGCTGTCGAGCGATCTCGGTTATCTCGGACAGCGGCCCTGGGGTCCGCTCGCTCCGGCCCTCGCGATCATCGTCACGGTCGGTGCCCTCAACGTGGTCGCGGACGCGGCCAGGGACGTGCTCGGGGCGGCAGTCGTCGTGCCGGCGAAGCGGAAGGCGGTCGCGCATGTCTGA
- a CDS encoding ABC transporter ATP-binding protein — translation MTAPILELDDLSVDYGRVRVLDRLSLTIRPGEVVGVVGESGSGKTTLAKAVLRAVEVAAGSRLVVDGRDVTRLRGRGLRAWRRGGAVQYVFQDPLRSLDPGIRVADSIVEGLRIAGVPAADAARRRSAALEAVGLDEELIARLPAGLSGGQRQRAAIARALVVEPRLLLLDEPVSALDAASRDRVVQALIALRDARGADLAMLVISHDIGSLAAMSDRLIVLDHGRIVEDGPTRRVISRPEHPYTGLLIDSVPLIHAPRANRPSPVPVRS, via the coding sequence ATGACCGCGCCCATCCTCGAACTCGACGACCTGTCGGTCGACTACGGGCGCGTGCGCGTGCTCGATCGCCTCTCACTGACGATCCGCCCCGGCGAGGTCGTCGGGGTGGTCGGCGAATCCGGGTCGGGCAAGACGACGCTCGCGAAGGCCGTGCTCCGTGCGGTCGAGGTCGCAGCCGGCTCGCGCCTCGTCGTGGACGGCCGCGATGTCACGCGCCTGCGCGGTCGGGGGCTGCGGGCGTGGCGGCGCGGCGGCGCCGTGCAGTACGTGTTCCAGGATCCGCTGCGGTCTCTGGACCCGGGAATCCGCGTCGCCGACTCGATCGTCGAGGGGCTCCGCATCGCCGGCGTCCCCGCGGCCGATGCCGCGCGGCGTCGCAGCGCGGCCCTCGAGGCCGTCGGCCTCGACGAGGAGCTGATCGCGCGTCTGCCGGCCGGTCTCTCCGGCGGGCAGCGACAGCGTGCGGCGATCGCCCGCGCACTGGTGGTCGAGCCCCGGCTGCTGCTGCTAGACGAGCCGGTCAGCGCTCTCGACGCCGCGAGCCGTGATCGGGTCGTGCAGGCGCTGATCGCACTGCGCGATGCACGCGGGGCCGACCTCGCCATGCTCGTGATCTCGCACGACATCGGCTCGCTCGCCGCTATGAGCGACCGACTCATCGTGCTCGATCACGGCCGCATCGTCGAAGACGGCCCTACCCGCCGGGTGATCTCGCGCCCGGAGCATCCGTATACCGGACTGCTCATCGATTCCGTCCCCCTCATCCATGCGCCACGGGCGAACCGCCCGTCGCCCGTCCCCGTCAGGAGCTGA